TAGGCGTTGTTTTTGGCCGCCCGATACTTCGCTGGGATAGCGGTCGATGAATTGGCGCATGCCGAAAAAGTCGATCACTTCTTCGACCAATTCCTTGCGCTCTGGCGTTAATTTATCTTCAATAGGTAACAACAGATTTTGCCGCAGGGTGATATGCGGCCATAAAAATAACTGCTGAAACACCACGGTCATTTCCGGCCATGGCGGGGTGAACTGCGCGCCTTCGGCCATTGGGAAATGATATTCTCTGCCATCGATGCTGATCGATCCGGAATCCGGCGTTTCGATCATCGATAAAGAGCGCAATAATGTGGTTTTGCCGCCGCCAGACGGGCCGACAATCGCAGTGATGGTGCCTGGCGCGACCGTCAGGCTGACATCCTGAACGACTGGAAAACCTTGCAGTGATTTGGATATGTTTTTAGCAATGAACATGAAAACTCTGGGTTCTGGGTTTCGGGTAATGGGTATTGGGATTTCTGGCTGAAAAAGAACTATTTAAAATTCCAAACCCCAAAACCCAAT
This is a stretch of genomic DNA from Alphaproteobacteria bacterium. It encodes these proteins:
- a CDS encoding amino acid ABC transporter ATP-binding protein, whose protein sequence is MFIAKNISKSLQGFPVVQDVSLTVAPGTITAIVGPSGGGKTTLLRSLSMIETPDSGSISIDGREYHFPMAEGAQFTPPWPEMTVVFQQLFLWPHITLRQNLLLPIEDKLTPERKELVEEVIDFFGMRQFIDRYPSEVSGGQKQRLALARAIALQPKYLLLDEITSALDVEQIAKILEFLLVVKDKGCGMIIVTHHLNFAKRAANQIICLDQGRAIEQGGSEILENPQNPRIKTFLSHVLAAS